The proteins below come from a single Xiphophorus couchianus chromosome 20, X_couchianus-1.0, whole genome shotgun sequence genomic window:
- the ube2j2 gene encoding ubiquitin-conjugating enzyme E2 J2 — translation MNNTGNKRAPTTATQRLKQDYLRIKKDPVPYICAEPLPSNILEWHYVVRGPEKTPYEGGYYHGKLIFPREFPFKPPSIYMITPNGRFKCNTRLCLSITDFHPDTWNPAWSVSTILTGLLSFMVEKGPTLGSIETSDYTKRQLSAQSLAFNLKDKVFCELFPDVVEEIKQKQKVQEELSARTQPLPLPDVVPDGDPQQAHYGLPVLNGGPVPVGDANPAPGLQQGNRNHGLLGGALANLFVIVGFAAFAYTVKYVLRSIAQE, via the exons ATGAACAACACCGGGAATAAGAGAGCTCCAACGACAGCCACACAGCGACTTAAGCAGGATTACCTCAGGATAAAGAAAGACCCAGTGCCTTACATCTGTGCAGAACCTCTCCCCTCCAACATCTTAGAATG GCATTATGTAGTCAGAGGTCCTGAGAAAACTCCATATGAAG GAGGATATTACCACGGAAAACTCATATTTCCTCGTGAATTTCCTTTTAAACCTCCAAGTATTTATATGATAACGCCAAATGGAAGGTTCAAGTGCAACAcaag gTTATGTTTGTCCATCACAGACTTCCATCCTGATACGTGGAACCCTGCGTGGTCTGTCAGCACAATTCTGACGGGTTTGCTCAGTTTTATGGTGGAAAAAGGACCAACACTCGGCAGCATTGAGACGTCTGACTACACG aaaagacaGCTCTCTGCCCAAAGCCTGGCTTTTAACCTCAAAGACAAAGTGTTCTGCGAGCTGTTTCCTGATGTGGTAGAA GAGATTAAGCAGAAACAGAAGGTCCAAGAAGAGTTAAGCGCGCGCACACAGCCTCTCCCCTTACCAGATGTGGTGCCTGATGGAGACCCTCAGCAAGCTCATTACGGCCTCCCGGTCCTCAATGGAGGGCCAGTCCCTGTGGGGGACGCCAACCCCGCCCCTGGCCTGCAACAGGGAAATCGCAACCATGGACTCTTAGGAGGAGCTTTAGCCAACCTGTTTGTGATTGTAGGCTTCGCTGCATTCGCTTATACAGTCAAATACGTTCTGAGGAGCATAGCTCAGGAGTGA